The Medicago truncatula cultivar Jemalong A17 chromosome 4, MtrunA17r5.0-ANR, whole genome shotgun sequence genome includes a region encoding these proteins:
- the LOC25493812 gene encoding ABC transporter A family member 7, whose protein sequence is MVDPSPASFFTQTNALLRKNLTFQKRNVKTNILLILFPLILSVLLISLQSLVNHQLTQPESKCGCVCRDNSTTCNDSDKLCGVQYSDQTQMAACAIPQPHEWPPLFQLPPVYCKENVSCAFNMLFTSDNQSFAQICTDVSDNMFPIESYPDDIDIMASLPSNVLGSDAMPGANNFLEPAFTSDRPIFYLQTQCPRYNFGYSFPYQIPGNASEKEVEVRCGQVINFWRNSSSDIDTELYKGNQRGKSEGRINDIVSAFDFLNSNEDGLNVTVWYNSTRKVGLLRIPRSVNLISNAYLKFLLGPDTKMLFEFVKEIPKPETPIRLEVASLLSGLFFTWVVLLLFPVILTSLVYEKQQKLRIMMKMHGLGDGPYWMISYGYFLALSVIYILCFVTFGSVFGLKFFTLNDYSIQFIFYFIYINLQISMAFLLSSFYSNVKTATVSSYIGVFGTGLLGSQFFQHFIQVSSFAREWIICMELYPGFALYRGLYEFAESATNGSNSGTNGMRWQDLSDSANGMKEVLIIMSSEWVVVLCVSYYIDQVLSTGSGKSPLFFLKGFQKKPLSSLKKLAIQRQGSEVLAQMEKEDVIQEREKVEQLLLEPTNDHAIVCDDLKKFYPGRDGNPGKFAVKELFLAVPRGECFGMLGPNGAGKTSFISMMIGLTKPTSGAAYVQGLDVRTHMDRIYTSMGVCPQHDLLWESLTGREHLLFYGRLKNLKGSVLTHAVEESLKSLNLFYGGVADKQCGKYSGGMKRRLSVAISLIGDPKVVYMDEPSTGLDPASRKCLWNVIKLAKQDRAIILTTHSMEEADALCDRLGIFVDGSLQCVGYPKELKGRYGGTYVFAMTTSSDHEKDVENMVQRLTPNANKIYHLSGTQKFELPKEEIKMANVFRAIEAAKRNFTVFAWGLSDTTLEDVFIKVAREAQAFDTLT, encoded by the exons ATGGTAGATCCTTCCCCTGCTAGCTTCTTTACTCAAACAAACGCTCTTCTCAGAAAGAACTTAACCTTCCAG AAACGGAACGTGAAGACCAACATCTTGTTGATTCTGTTCCCATTGATTCTTTCTGTCTTGCTTATTTCCCTTCAAAGTTTGGTCAATCATCAACTGACTCAACCCGAATCCAAATGCGGTTGTGTCTGTCGCGACAACAGTACAACATGTAACGATTCAGACAAGCTTTGTGGGGTTCAGTATTCGGATCAGACTCAAATGGCAGCCTGTGCTATTCCTCAGCCACATGAATGGCCTCCTCTCTTTCAACTTCCTCCCGTGTATTGCAAGGAAAATGTTTCCTGTGCTTTTAACATGCTTTTCACCTCCGACAATCAATCCTTTGCACAGA TTTGCACAGATGTGTCAGACAATATGTTCCCAATTGAGTCCTATCCAGATGACATTGATATCATGGCTAGTTTGCCATCAAATGTGctg GGATCTGATGCAATGCCTGGGGCCAACAATTTTCTTGAACCTGCTTTCACTTCAGATCGTCCCATTTTTTATCTACAAACTCAGTGCCCTCGGTACAACTTTGGATACTCATTTCCCTACCAGATACCAGGCAACGCCTCAGAGAAAG AAGTAGAAGTCAGATGTGGTCAAGTTATAAATTTTTGGCGTAACAGTTCCTCTGATATCGACACTGAGTTATATAAAGGTAATCAAAGAGGTAAATCAGAAGGACGGATCAATGATATAGTTTCAG CTTTTGATTTTCTAAATTCGAATGAGGATGGACTCAATGTCACTGTATGGTATAACTCAACCCGCAAGGTTGGATTGTTGCGGATTCCTCGTTCTGTCAATCTG ATATCAAATGCCTATCTGAAGTTTCTGCTTGGACCTGATACCAAAATGTTATTTGAGTTTGTAAAGGAAATTCCAAAACCTGAGACCCCAATTAGACTTGAGGTAGCTTCTCTTCTGAGTGGTCTGTTCTTTACATGGGTCGTCCTGCTACTTTTTCCG GTTATTCTGACATCACTGGTTTATGAGAAGCAACAAAAATTAAGAATCATGATGAAAATGCATGGTCTTGGTGACGGGCCATATTGGATGATTTCATACGGCTATTTTCTTGCCTTATCGGTGATCTACATTTTATGTTTTGTGACGTTTGGCTCAGTCTTTG GATTAAAATTCTTCACCTTGAATGACTACAGCATccaattcatattttatttcatcTATATAAACTTACAAATTTCAATGGCATTTCTGTTGTCTTCCTTTTATTCAAATGTTAAGACTGCTACAG tATCGTCATATATAGGCGTCTTTGGAACCGGGCTATTAGGTTCCCAGTTTTTCCAACATTTTATTCAAGTTTCATCATTTGCAA GAGAATGGATCATTTGTATGGAGTTATATCCCGGGTTTGCTTTATATCGTGGGTTATATGAGTTTGCAGAGTCTGCTACAAATGGCAGTAATTCAGGGACTAATGGTATGAGGTGGCAGGATCTGAGCGATAGCGCCAATGGCATGAAAGAGGTCTTAATTATCATGTCTTCTGAGTGGGTCGTAGTGCTTTGTGTTTCTTATTACATCGATCAAGTATTGTCTACAGGAAGTGGAAAAAGTCCTCTTTTCTTCTTGAAAGGATTTCAGAAAAAACCTCTTTCATCATTGAAGAAGCTCGCTATTCAAAGGCAGGGGTCAGAAGTTTTGGCTCAGATGGAGAAAGAAGATGTCATCCAAGAG AGGGAGAAGGTGGAGCAATTGCTTCTTGAACCAACGAATGATCATGCAATTGTTTGTGACGACCTAAAAAAATTCTATCCAGGACGGGATGGAAATCCAGGAAAATTTGCAGTGAAAGAATTGTTCCTTGCTGTGCCTCGAGGGGAATGCTTTGGTATGCTTGGTCCTAATGGTGCTGGGAAGACTTCTTTTATTAGTATG ATGATTGGTCTGACAAAGCCGACATCTGGTGCGGCATATGTTCAAGGCCTGGATGTAAGAACTCATATGGACAGAATATATACTAGCATGGGAGTATGCCCACAGCATGA TTTGCTGTGGGAAAGCTTGACAGGTAGAGAACACCTACTTTTTTATGGCAGACTAAAGAATCTTAAAGGTTCAGTTTTGACTCAT GCAGTAGAAGAATCTTTGAAGAGTTTAAACCTTTTCTATGGAGGGGTTGCTGATAAACAATGTGGAAAATACAGTGGAGGGATGAAGAGGAGACTTAGTGTTGCAATTTCATTGATTGGGGACCccaaa GTTGTTTATATGGATGAGCCAAGTACTGGATTAGACCCTGCTTCAAGGAAATGCCTATGGAATGTTATCAAGCTTGCGAAACAGGATCGTGCAATTATTCTGACCA CACATTCTATGGAAGAGGCAGATGCTTTATGTGATCGGTTAGGAATTTTTGTAGATGGTAGCTTGCAGTGTGTAGGATATCCAAAGGAG CTGAAAGGCAGATATGGAGGAACATATGTGTTCGCAATGACAACATCTTCTGATCACGAGAAGGATGTCGAGAACATGGTACAACGGCTCACCCCAAATGCCAACAAGATATACCATCTCTCTGGTACTCAAAAATTTGAGCTGCCAAAAGAGGAAATTAAAATGGCGAATGTATTCCGAGCTATTGAAGCTGCAAAAAGAAACTTCACTGTTTTCGCATGGGGTTTATCTGACACCACATTAGAAGACGTCTTCATTAAGGTAGCACGCGAGGCTCAAGCATTTGATACCTTGACATAG